The DNA sequence GGAAAAAtgaaatcccaacatatggaaccattaagaaacaaaatagaaacataatTCAGTGCTAACTGTTTGGGAACGACCGCCTATTTTAGGAAGGAGAATAATGAACTCAGCCCGATAATCGGTGCGTAATTTATGACAGGCCATACACACCATGGTTGAACTTAACGCAGCAACAAAGTAAGTTCTGACACTACAAACGAGGCTTCGCCCCCTATCAAGGGAGAGGAGGCAGACCTGCGGAAAAGACCTGTTCAGCTGCTCCTGATGAgaaaggaacctgtctcgtgatgctatgtaaaaagaaatagaaaccatgCTGTAGACTGGGAGTTTGACTGACATGTTCACACTGCtattgtaaaatagataaccaacaagaacctgctctatagcacagggaactctctgcTTAATGTTTTGTAATGAGCCAGAGTTCAGGTCTCACCGCTACCTTAGCCACGTGGTAATATAAAAGGCAACTTCAGTTCAGATCTTCAGTACCACTGGCCTTTTGTCCACATTTTTCCAGAAATGGATACAAGATTATTAAAAGTAGTTTCTTCTAGCATTTCTCCGATTAAAATAGGAAGGTGACAGTCCCTGCGTACCTAAGAAATCTAGGCCAGTTCTACTTATCAAGAAATTGAACaagttaaattattttcaagGTTGAGATAACAGGCTGCAGACAATTCTTATTTTGACAGCATTGTTATTTGTTGCATCAGATTCATTTAGGAATGAATGCTTAATCTGATGCTTAAAACATGTAGACTTCCTCCACACAATTAAGTATTACTGCCTAACAGAAAGAATGTGTAAGTTCCTACCCCTGATTAATATCTCCTAAATAATGGCATAAATGGTATCATACTGAGGATATATAGCAAGGGCAGGGGCTTGGGCGTAACTCCCTATATAGCACAATTACCCAGAATATTTGATGGATGGTTTAGGGCAATATTCTCAAAAAGTATGAAATGCCCCCTACTTCCTTGGGATATGAGTAGGTATTATAGGGGAAGCAAGtaatgagtttgagtaggtaTTACAGTGGCAAGATTTCTCAGAACCTCTAATATGTACCTTTCGGAATTTCCAGGCAGTcaaggggttaagactccattgtttccagtgcagggggcatgggttcgatccctggtgggggaaactaagatcccataagttgcatggtgcagccaacacacacacagacacacacacacacacacacagagacacagacacagagacacagacacacacacagacacacacacacacacataacacgtACCTTCTGAAGctctaaaaaactgaaaaagtgttagttgctcagccatgtccaactctttgcaatctcatggacggtagcctgccaagctcctctgtccatgagattctccaggcaagaatactggagtgggttaccattcccttctccagaatctCTAAGAAGTGGGGTATAACATGCAGGTTACCCCAGCTTTGTCAGGCAGATTAGCAGTCCAGGATCCATGGAACACTTTGAGAAACTCTGGTTTAGAGCATAATCCCACCCCCAAGACAGAAGATGTTGCTTAGTTACCACAGGAATGCTCTTCTAGTTCTAGGTAATATgcttttgcaaaatattttttcaggcTACTTAGATTATCTTTGAATTGTCTTATTAATGTCAAGAGTCGGGACAAGGTAgctaaaatgggaaaatattttaaggaaacaaATGACACTCAGCTTATGCCTGGGGATCATTTACAAACGATTGTGTGCAATAATACTCTTTTATAGCTTACCATTTGCATCCTATACCCTCAGAAGGACAGACCTCAGTGGAGCAttacaaataaaacaaagattCAAGGATCtggtaaaaacaaataaaaaacccaCAACAAAACATCTACTTTAATCCTGCatataaagaagtaaaatttgcctttagcttctgttTCACACTAAATTAACCAACTGCTTGCTAAGGTACCGCAAACTCTCTCACACATAAAGTAGCTCTACACAAAAGTGCTTTTCCACAATCCTAAAGGTACTCTCGTTAGCTCAAAAGGAGCCATGCCTAGTTTCAGATCTTCAAATGGTGTGAAAGTGACATTTTTAAGAAAGCTTTAAAATCTCAGTTCCAGATAATTAAGAATTTAATCTACTACTGGAAAGATAAATCTAATTAAGATGAATTTTAATAAAGAGTTAAGTAGAAAGAAAAGTATTTAGACCCTTTCTTTTTAGATCcatcattttttccttctcttaaccAGCCATTGGAAGCTTCTTTGTTTTTCATGGTACAATTAGAAAAATTCCACTAAATTACACCTGAAATTTAGTCAGAATTACCCTGAAGGAACACGAAACTGACGTGGGTGTAGAAAATACTCGGGGAAATATGTAGGCACCATGAATTCAGAGCCAAAGCTACTACAAATTTTTTGTAGTCAAAACTGAGTAACTTTTCAATCACTGTTTTGCCAGAGTTTACAATCAATTAATCTGTGAGAATTTCAAATGGATAGGAAATATAAACTTACAAAAGCCAAAAGGTAAACATGCTCTAAAAACCCGTGAAGAAACTTTCTGCCATTTGGAGGGTGTTATCTTTCAGGAAGGCACAAAAGTACAAAACCGTCAGTTTTCAAGGGTTGGGATTATCTGCTACCAAGTTATACCCTTGGTAAGTAAAACAGCAAGTTCTCCTCTCAGTACCAAAACCACTGCTTCCCACTGAGGCCATCAGACTCTATCACTCATCTAAaatctgagcccctggggaaagcCAGCCAGTTGGCCCAACACCACTGTTTATATGTGGGGAGTTTCTAAGATTAGTGTCCCTGTAAAAAAAAGCTAAGGGCCCTGGTCAAATAATTCAATCTTGCTGTTCAAAGCCAAGTATATAGCAAAACGCTCTATCTGAAGACAGTCaagaacagggaagaaaaaaatccacatgttaaaaaaaaacagaaaaaggtcCCCAAAAGAGGGGTGATTTGGGCCTCTGCTTTCACAGGTAATACTATAGAGCTGGAATTTAATAACAcagctttattttcattatgttttataGTGTTTCACTCATAGAAAATGATACTAATTTTCCATTTACCGAAGTGATATgctcccttttaaaaataaattgacatCACAAAGTAGTCTTTTTTTCTTACAAGAAAAATATAGAGTAAATAAGACGCTGAAACACAAAATTAGAATGGTTTATGAAAATGGCAAAAACCCATCAGGCTCATTCTAGCATCTGGTGTTTAGAAAATGCTGCTCAAAAGGTCTtgattcttgacagtcccttggactgcaaggagatccaaccagtccatcctaaaggaaatcattcctgaatattcattggaatgactgatgctgaagctgaaactccaatcctttggccacctgatgcgaagagctgactcatttgaaaagaccctgatgctggggaggagaaggggataacagaggatgagatggttggatggcatcactgactcgatggacgtgagtttgagtaaactccaggaattggtgatggacagggaagcctgctgtgctgcagtccatggggtcgcaaagagttggacacaactgagcaactgaactgaactgaaccacatacATGGGTTAAAAGCTGTTATTTTAGGAcctccctggcaggccagtggttaggactctgcaagTCCattgcagggggcgcaggttccatcgctggttggggaactaagatcctgcctgtggcatggccaaaacaacAAGAAATCCTGCTATATTATAAACTAGTTAGTGAACTAACCAGTTAGAGAACTTTGTAACCAAAACTCTCTCCTACAGTAATGCTAAGAGGCATGGATAACAATAACCACATTTTCAAGATAACCATTTCTTCAATCACTCGTTTTACTGCTGAGCAAACTGCAAGCCAAGGGTAGGTGACCTGACGGGGATCCCAGAGGAGCCCATAGCAGGAGTCCGGTCCAGAGCCCTGGCTGCACGCTGTGGGCTCCTCAAGTGGCTCTGATCAGTAAAGAAGTTGCCTGCccagcaggagaccagggttcgatccctgggtggggaagatcccctggagaaggaaacggcaacccactccagtcttcttccctgggaaattccatggacggaggagcctggtgggctacagaccatggggtcccaaagagtcagacatgactgagcgactagataGCAGCAGCAAAGGGGGTTTGGTTTCTCTAACTGATGTCGAGTTTAGGCAACCTAGCAATTTCGAGATAACTTGTAGTTTACTTAAAATAGATTTTGAGTGATATCAAACCCTAAGGACTTGATTTAAGAGGTGAAGGGCTGTAGAGTTTATTAATACCAAATGCTCCTTGAGGATGGGCTCCTCTTATTTCAGGTGAGAGAGGAAGACAGAATTCTCAGGGGAAGCCACCTGTGGGTATATAAAAAGGATAGGGGAGCTGCCATTTTCCCAGGTGCCTACTGTGCAGAGGGATTCCCTCATAGCTAagtaggtaaagaatcagccttcaatgcaggagacctaggtttgacgggaagatcctctggcaaaggaaatggcaacccactccagtatcctggccgggagaatcccatgggcagaggagcctggcagactacagtccatggggtcgcaagagtcggacatgactgagcgactaaaccacccacTGTGCAGAGATTTTgaaattttcagttctcttgtCCACTTCTTTTTTTACACCTGCATCCGGGCAACAGAATGAGTTCATCTGAATCTTATGACCAGATTCCAGCTGCGCTTGTGCTCTGACCGGCACTCCGGGCCCAATCATCTGTCCTGTCTCCCCAGTGAGAGCAGACGCACACCTCCCACCAAAGCCTGCAGACTTCCAACATCTTTCCCATCTCAGCTCTTCACGGGCAACACGGAAGCTGTGAGAACAATCCCATTTTCCCAGGACTAAATCTAGCAAGCTCTCTGTGCTGACACCCATTCACTCCAGAACTTAAGCACCTCTAGCTTTACAGACTTCATTCACTCCAGAACTTAAGCACCTCTAGCTTTACAGACTTATCATTCCAGTCACTGCTTTAGCCTCAGTACTGAAAATAGTGCCTTGTAAATACAGTATAGGTACAACAGGTATgtagccggtaaagaatctgcctgtgatgcaggagacccgggtttgatgcctgggtcgggaagatcccttgggggagggaatagctacccactccagtactcttgtctggagaattctgaggacagaggagccaggcgggctacagtccatggggtcacagtcagatacgacttagtaactaaaccagcACCACCATAATGGGTATGCAATAGATATTTGAATTAACGAGCAAAAATACCGCCCTCCCTTCTGACGCCTGAGCTGGCACTTTCCCTGGGCCTGAGGCTAAGCCCTCACAGTTTTAGCTCTCGCTCCTTCCTGCCTGCCCACTTGGACTCCATGCCTGCATTAAGGACTCCATGCTTGCATTAACCCGCTGCTGCTCGCCAGAGGTCTCATCTGTCTCTTTCTAATGCAGTATTCCAATTGGCACATAATCCTGAGACTGTCTCCTTCAGTTAGAACCCTCCCTGAGCTGCCCGGCCCCTCGTCCCACTGCTATTCCCTTGATGTGAGAACTGGAGCTGCCTGGAGTCGCTGGCTTTGCTGCAATCTTCtgctccagacttccctggtgaagtccagtggttaggactctccgCGCTTCTAATGCCAGGGGTGtgcgttcgattcctgggctagGAAGTTTCGCTTGTCCCGGAGCttggccccccaaaaaataatggAGCTGGCCCAACTTATCCCAGCCAAGCCTTCACCCCAAACCCTGCAGCCTGTTAAACTTAACAGTCTCCCCCATCTACCCATGAGTTCTCTGTCCTCACCTAACTTGACGAACACTTGAAAGATCACTCCCTTCCTGAAACACTTTTCTCACTTTTGTCTCTGGTGTCATGTTTCCCGTTTCTCTCACCGAGAGAACTTGAGTCTCTTTTGGCTGGCCCCTTTCAAACACTGGGGTACCGCCAGGCAGGCCCACCCTCCCTCTTCTGGATGTACATGGTCGCTACTCAAAATGTGGGTTCCTGAACTAGCAGTGTCACCTAGGAGCTTGTAGGTATCTAGACATGCAGGATCTCGGGCCCCACGCCAGGcctactgagtcagaatctgcatttgcAGAAAATTAAATGACTCACAAGCTTAAAATTTGAGCAGCACTGATGTATTTACATGAGTGATTTCAGTCACATGACTTTAAACTCCCTTCCTAGGCAAACTCCCTAATGTTTAATCTCCCGTATCTTCCCCTAACGTCAGCCCCCCAACTCCATGATGGAATCCCACTACAATTCTATCAGGCACCTCGAACCTAAGTGCAAAACACAAATCTAGATCTCTCAAGCCCAAAACTTGAGTCATGCTTGTCATTCCCTTGCTTTGCAGCTTCTGGGCCAAAGTCCTCCGAACACCTGTAACTTTAAACACAGAGTCCTACCACCCACCACCTCCACTGTTCCCACCCTAGTCTAAGCCAGTAATACTTTTGGCAGAAAGACCTCTCAGCTTCCTCTATCTCCCTATCTTCACCAAGGCTCCCAGTGATACATTAGCACACATTTTCTACCATGGCTGCCAGGAAGGCCCTCCCCCACCAAATGCTTGAGTCAAACTGACATGCCTGTTCCATTTCTCCCTCCTCTAAATCCTTTGCCTGCCTCACTTCCTTATTTCTGGTCTCAGTTCAACGATCACTTCCTTGGAGACCGTCTTTAACTACATAACTAGAAGACTCACCTCCCTTTCTACCCATTTTCCATCTCCTTACTGCCCTTTCCTCTTGAGATCTAACACCAGTTGGGGGGGTCtcaagtcactaagtcgtgtccggctctttttgatcccatggactagagcctgccaggttcGTTTGTCCACGGGATCTCCcaggagcgggttgtcatttccttctccaggggatcctccagacccatggatcaaactcatgtctcctcaaTCAGCAAGTGGCTTTTTTTCCTCTGACCCAGGGAAGCCTACTTTATCCCCAGTACCTATActctttctcatatatatatatatatgataccatatatatatatatgatatcatatatatatgatatatatcccTTCACCCCTAGACTGTCTGATCCATGAATAGgaactgtttcttctttttttaacaatcACTACTGAGAAAACAAGAAGCACCCAAATACTGATTCTTTAAGTATTGTTGGTGGAACTTTAGGGGTCCGGGGACAAAACTCCCAGGTATGTATCCACACTTACCTGTGCTTCAGGCACAGGTGCAGAGAATCCGCCAGCGGTTTTCAATCAGCTCAGGGTTTCATAGCATGGCAGAGGACCTACTTTTCTGTACATCAGGGGTCTTAAAAATTGTAATATTAAAACTACATTTAATAACAAATGAGTTAAATCACAACTGCTGAGGGTGGGACCCAAGTATCAGTATTTTGTGATGCTCCTGAGGTTAATTCCAATGTGAGACAAGTTGGCAAACCATGGGTACATAGTATGAGTTGGTAAGAATGCACTGAAATAGTGTATGAAATCTGATACTTAAAAAAAGTAATGCCAGTCATAATGTTATACAAACTTAAGGCTTCTATTTCCTGTGTggtacagaaaacaaaaaagaaattcataaaaataagtGTTTCAAAGATTTGGTCTGAAAGAGAACACACCTTTCAGGACTTTCTGTTGCTTTTCCTATCAAGCTAAATCCAAATTTGGGGACTTCCAGTCCCACCTGCAAGTTTGGGGGGGCTTTGCACATATTGATATTTTCAACAGTGTCAGGTAGACAGCTCTATCCTGGTCACAAGGGCATAATCACTAAGACAAAATGCTGTGTCTCACGAGAGAAAAGGATTTCTCCACAGTTCAGTATTTCTTGCTCAACATAATCAACTGTAGTCATCGATCAATCAAAATATCCTTGAGTCAGAAGCTAATCAACTGTTGTGTGTTTACCTGCCTCTAGGCTCACCttgggggttgcacagagtcggacacgaccgacgtgatttagcagcagcagcaagctcacCTTTGAACTGTCCTCATACCTCAGAATGAAGGACAAAATTAGTGAAAAACAAGTCCTTTGATTATTTAAATCtctgagtgttagttgctcaatagtgtctgactctttgtgaccccatggactgtagcccaccaggctcctctgtgaatgGGATTTTcttgggattttcaaggcaagaatactggagtcggttgccatttcctcctccaggggatctttccgacccagggatcaaacctgagtctcctatattgcaggcggattctttaccttccgagccaccagggaagcccattactacAACAAAAAATACTCAATAGATTTCAAAAGAACCACAGATACACTTAAGTCAACTGCATACTATAGATGAGCAGCCTAATACCCAGATGAGCTGAAACGTTATGCTTAAAAGTCACACAGGAgaactagaagagaaaaaaacttttttctttttttttcttttttccaaacaaGCAAACAGGATTTTTCACATGTTAATCAAAAAGAATCCAGATCATCAGATTAGGAAGAAATGAGGACTAAAAAGTATGTTACATATAGATTTAAGGACTAGTCAATCCACTGTCCCCACCCCTGAAAAACCaaaaattttccaaatatatgGATATGTATCCATCAAGATGCTTACCCTTAAAATATTAATCTTGGAAAATTCAATTTACAAATACATTATTAATTGCATTGTTATAATGAAATTAGTTCATTAAACATGAAGACACCAAACAGCACCAATACCAGAAAGTTAAGAAAGTAAATACACTATTACTTAAAATAACATATAATTTCTGATTGGGACAGAAACGAACTACAGACACTAGCAAAACTACTTAAACTACTGTTTGACATAAAGGCAATATTTAAAGACTAGTATACACCTTCTTCCTGCTGATAGGCCTGTAACCAGGCATCCCAGCTGTGGGTCAACATGAAAAATAGTTAacaaagatgattttttaaaattgctcaAGCGCCTCGAACCATGATACTGCATAACCCAAATTTTGCCAATATAAGCCCATGGCAGCATTTTTGGTATTCTAATTGCTCCTACCTGcctcaattaaaacaaaacaactccCATACGAAGCACTAGACAATGTAGCTGTGAAGCAGCAGCAAGGTATTTATAAACGGGCTACTGACAGTGTATCAAAACGCTACCATGGAAAATACAGCAGCAAATACTCTGATAAGAGCACATTATTCCACATGGAATCCCAAATTCTTATCTCTAGTTCCTTAAATTCTTGGAAGGCTAGAGATCAACAAGTGTATGTGTAAATGGGGCCAGGGAGAAAGAAGCTCTGAACGGTATAgtgttcatattttaaattatccaaGATAACCTGAAGGCTTACAGAGAACTCTCAACTGTATCTAAACTTTTTTAAGCACACAGAACTAAAATGCTAGCAAAACTTTGGTGTTTCCCCCCAAATTAGCATTGCAGTTTCAGTGAAGATGAAACAGGCATGGTGTGTGAAGTTTTTATCATGTTCAAGCCACCCTTTTCTAGTCCCTGCTCCTTTCATCAGGCGATCTGAAGACTACCTGGTTTAAAATATTTGGTAATTCAGTGCAGAAAATTAAGGTCACAGACAAAGAACAACAACTTTTAATACACCATTAATACTAATGATTAAAAATTATTGCATAGTCTTATGCATTTACCCTAAAACATTTTCTGAAAGTAGATTCCGAAAGAATTATATAAAAGACAACCCTTTAAAATGTGGATGGCCTTTAACTACCTcgatcttctttccttctttgtcttttcagtACTTTTGTCCATCGTTTTCTCATTATCTCCCCTGCACTTGGGGCAATACCATTTCCCCTTTGGTTTATAGGTAAGTGAAACACACGAAAAGTGAAACCATTCGATTGGACACTGTTCATTGTCACATCCGATCATTTCCCCGTAAGACACTTGGTTACATAAACAGTATGTAGGTTCGTTGGGATCTATTGCAAACTCGACGGGGGaagcttctctttcctgcttggCCTTGgagcgtttctttttcttggcggacttggatttcttttctttgggaggCTGATCGTCACAGTCCTCGATCCCGTTCGTCATGTGACACAGGTCGCGGCTTTCACTGGTCCGCTGGCGGCGGGGCCTTCTGGAAGACCGTTCCGGTTGGCTGGAGTCCATCTTCGCTTTATCCGCAGCTCGATCACTTTCGGCCGGATCTTGAAAACACTGGGAGTGCAGCTCCATTTGCCTGGCCCGGTTTTCCACCAATTCGAGCATCTGTGTGacaatttgaattttttcatctcCCAGTTCTTGACTATTGATTAATGCCCTCTGGAGATGCTGCTGGAGGCGTTTTTTCTGGTTTGAATCatcttctttcttatatttttcatagACATCATCAATTTCCTTTAatgtttctaaaaaagaaaagaaaaaatcagaaaaaaaaagaaaatgcttgctGGCACATATAACATTTTTCAAGTTAGTTATTTTTCCCAGAACTGGTACAGTAAGAAAGaactcaaaaacaacaacaaaaaaagaactcAACCATAAAACCACATTCCTGCATAGtatgaatacattaaaaacattttattgtccTTACCAAGACCACACATTATCCAACATGAAAGTACGTTTATAAATAAGCTAATAAAAAGAATGAGCCCTCCCTAGTACTCATTAATCTACATTAGAAAGAACAAAAGATGTGTGGCTAATTAAAAATAAGTCTTTCACCAGGACTAGGCTAGATTACTGTCCAACTACCTTTACAGGATTTACGGTCCAATCCATGACTTGCTACATGGCCCCAGAGGCACTCTACCTTGACTTTCATATCATCCCCTGGACATTAAGCAAAGCAAACACAAGTAACTCTTAGCTTTCCATGATATTAGCTTGAATGGCTCTTTTATTGCATCACATGGGAGACTCTGAAAATCAGACTATTTCCAGAACAGGTTTAGGTTCAGGTTCTGGCATCAACTGACTAAGCTACTAACAAAATTATAGTTAAGTCAGCAATGGGTCACTGTGCTTTTGTAGATAACTCAGCATTTGGTCCTCAGTTTTTTGATCTGCTGATTTAGGTACTTTTAGAGAATGTGGAACACACTTAAATCAACTAAAAATGGCCTAATCATTAGAAGACagacaaaaatctgaaaatatagtTCCAGATGTCACCAAAATTTACATAAATGTCTTACTCAAATCTGTCCTCTTTCTTGTCCTTATGAGATACAATGCTAACTGAGAGTTCTTAGAAAAGGtgcagaaacaaaaattaacttggaATTCATCACACCACATGTCATATCACTGCTTAATCTTCTAATATCATTACTCTAACGACAAGAACAAAAATGTTAGATGAGTAACATACATTGGGGGTCTGCAAGTAAGGTAACATAGAGCATGTATTCAATACAACTTATGAAATAGAACCTCCTTGGAAACTGTAGGTACTCACACAAAGGACAACTATTTACTGGACAATGTGCCCCCACATGTCTGAGGGTACTCACACCCGCACAgcgtatttttaaataatgttcacATCTTGCTCATTTTCCCAGCTAGATATGTACGTGGATTTCTTTAGAATTCAACTTTCTTCCAGGAAAAATAAGTTATATATTTTCCCCTCAGACACACAAAaattgaagtttaaaaaataaaggcaagCCTTATCCAATAATCAGGAATTAGAAGCTAATTATAGCAACACAGATACTATTAATTCACGTTTTCAAGACACCTTA is a window from the Capra hircus breed San Clemente chromosome 27, ASM170441v1, whole genome shotgun sequence genome containing:
- the ING2 gene encoding inhibitor of growth protein 2, whose product is MLGQQQQQQQQLYSSAALLTGERSRLLTCYVQDYLECVESLPHDMQRNVSVLRELDNKYQETLKEIDDVYEKYKKEDDSNQKKRLQQHLQRALINSQELGDEKIQIVTQMLELVENRARQMELHSQCFQDPAESDRAADKAKMDSSQPERSSRRPRRQRTSESRDLCHMTNGIEDCDDQPPKEKKSKSAKKKKRSKAKQEREASPVEFAIDPNEPTYCLCNQVSYGEMIGCDNEQCPIEWFHFSCVSLTYKPKGKWYCPKCRGDNEKTMDKSTEKTKKERRSR